A genomic region of Bacteroidota bacterium contains the following coding sequences:
- a CDS encoding thioredoxin family protein translates to MSTVIKILGMGCCNCKNLEKATRNAVAELDIDADIEKVEDIQKIMGYGVMSTPALVINEKVALYGRVPSVPELKDIIKKFIS, encoded by the coding sequence ATGAGTACAGTCATTAAAATTTTGGGAATGGGTTGTTGCAACTGCAAAAACCTTGAAAAGGCCACACGGAACGCAGTAGCCGAACTAGATATCGATGCGGATATTGAAAAGGTAGAAGATATTCAAAAAATTATGGGATACGGTGTCATGAGCACACCGGCCTTGGTAATTAACGAAAAAGTGGCTTTATATGGCCGGGTTCCCAGTGTACCTGAATTAAAGGATATTATTAAAAAATTTATATCATGA